The sequence below is a genomic window from Uranotaenia lowii strain MFRU-FL chromosome 2, ASM2978415v1, whole genome shotgun sequence.
GGAATCAAATGGGAGGGATGCGAGAGTATTTGGGAGAATGAAATGTTTCCAAGATGGTTTGAAGCCCTTCTCACCTTCCATTCGAGAAACAGAAAGGGGGAAGGGGGcgcttatgcaattttttcataactttgagAAATAATCGAGCTAATGGATATGAATTTAGTcacagcccgtggcgtagaggatagccttcaagttttctaagccagcaggcatgagatcgaatcccagtcacggcatacatgtacactttctgtgggttggtggttttagcatttgttagatgctagccatcatatcctcgaaagatgtacgcttagagttaagaaaaaggactctcttcgaggaaacataaagtttcattgagatcctgtatgtgttagtgttcgtttaaaaaaaaattgccatgggatgatatttggatacggaaaaAGACTCTATGGTTATCGAGATCCCTCCTTCATCCCAGCTTACAAATGGGAAAAGTGGTTGGGGCCTccacattttttaaagatgtcgAAAATTAATCATTTGAAGGGAAACTGGATTTGGTGTGGATTTGAATTCTGATAAGAGTTACAGTATCTATAATTATTTGGGATCCCATCCTTCTTCCATTGAGTGCGGTAGGAAAGGAAGATAAAATAGTCCCATGCATATCTTAGGATTAGTCATACGAAAGAAACCAACTTTGTATGGGAGGGTAATTGGGATGGAGGTTAAGAAAGGTTTCTTTGGTTTTTCGGGAAACTTCCAGGAGAGGGCGACTAGAAAAGGAAAAGGGGTGCacccatacttttttttaataactcgagaAATGATCGAGAAAATTTTGCATAAAGGGGATTTATGTACTAAATATGTTTTCTCGATTATGAAACAGGGgactttcataatttttgtttaacgaCTTAGAAACTGATCCAAAGACTTATAATTAtgtctaaatttcaaattttcaatcaaagtcTATTTGTATACACAATTcggctgaaaatcacaaataaaaagagaaatttgagtttattttgcatgttttgtttgatgaaaatatctgattttattttcaaaaaaaaatctatataggaTATTaagtatggaattgatttttaatggaaaacatTTGCTGATCTATTTctgttctattttgtttatttatagaggattttaaccatcttggtcattcttcctcttaaTTTGCTGATCAAGAAACATGActtaataactaaaaaaaaaaaaattacaagaaatatCATATTTTCTACGTTTATTGTACAACTATTAGGAATGCTGCAATTTTTTCAAGAGCCAACTTACAAACTAAAGTATTAATCATGGATCTAGTTCGCAACATTATGATTTGAACCGAAACAATTTTAATCtcttacttttacttttgaaaatttgatttatttatatcGATGGTTAAAAACTGCTCAAGAGTTTGATAGttttaacttatttgatttaaccatagaatttttttttcaagaatttgaatgcttacttgaaaaaaaacttattctatgctcgAATCATATAAGCTaaatctaccagactcttgagCAAATTCAAAACTTGTAACCACTGATAAAAGTAAGTTCTAAAGGTTTCATTATACAAATGTTgcttacaattttcaaaatttttgaacgtgttttcaaaagttactatttcatacaaaaatcttttttgtcaaaaaacctttaaaattatTAGTCAAATAGTACTGAACTacattattttccaattttttttttcattcatacattttttggaccaaaaataactttaaaaaaatcggttaTCAAAACCCCCTCCCATGAAGCGGtccttcctacggccctgttcaGAGTTCTTGTTTTCAGGGTAACAAAAAGCGTAAAGTAAAAGTCGATAAACCTCAGATTTGgtcctcaatatgttgaaattctatgatttaaTACTAGAATTAGTCACCCTATCAATCTCTTCGTTATGAATTCATCACTGGAGTGGAACGTTATTGAACAGACTGGCAATTGAAAGTCATTGAAActatttttatgaacttttcaaataaccagCTGTGGTCTGTGAAACCAAgtctttttgttatttcaaaatgagCTCTCAATCTATCTGAatacaaatcaatcaaaacattttcaatacgacttcaacaaaataatttatctttgatgcaaaacacccatttttaaGGCATTTTCCACTTTAAGGTTGTTTTGTTAGgaccataaaaatcaaaactcaaatttatgaCGAATCTGATAGCAGACATTTGAACGATTTCATATTGGTAgtgtttatgaaaatcggttccgtaattttttttttataactaaaacATCtatccgggtctatatgacccttaccggctaattgtcctttttttttgctgggtgaCTCTAGTAAGcctattcaaaaatctaaaaatgaaacatttttaactcttcattttaggaaaagtcagaaaatttcatgtaaCCCATTCTGAGATATCGCTTCGAGAAAGTACAGATCGGGTCATACAGACCCTAACCGCAAAGGAAGGTTAGAGGAGAgttgggatacttgatccccttttcttatttccaccatatctttttggaaaaaattggcaattcgcactcttttacattttctgacagcgtgtaacttcaagtttcaatgctcttaaaattagaacgatacttgaacccgtagatgaactagaagcattttcgtgggagtaaaaaaaatgcgatatttttgaagttaggggagacttgatcctttattcaggaagccctaatccatggaaataatcaaacaaaaccccaagatagaatgttaattgactattttggtcatgtttgttctcatttcacaatttataattgtcagaaaaaaaatctatagcttattctcaacccttatgacattgcatacttacgggcgcaattttttataaacaagagaaaatcaattattttagcccttttcttcagataattgatggatgaatattagctattggataaatattagtaatctcgtaatcagaaATGGAATCATAACTTACAACTTACAACAATTTCATGAAATACATAGGGGATATAAGGGCATAATGACCACCTTAAGAAGGGCGCTTATTTTACCATAGAAAACAACTTGAATATGTGATTtgcatcattgtttcgtgtccAGACAttaaaaagtctatttcctaactggctgaaacttgaaaaagtagataaaaacgttttaaaatgtattttaattttttttgctgaaagctGGCAATCAGTCATAATGAGAACACCCcatggggcagtataagcaccattaatcgggactcgatgagcgttttctgccgttcAATCTAACAGCGaattcatctgacgatttggcctattggtaatcAGAGGACTCGAGTTAGATTCCTGATCgtggcaagtttttttttcatttaccattcatgatcgatgcattttgcacaaAACGGTGAGtagtagatccatcaaacaaagcaataacaaaataatggaTGTCTGTTAgtagaaaacaaacaatttacaaacactcatacattatgtttctggtgctttgtttggctgATGAAGCTACTAAATAGCCatataatgcaacaataaaaataatcaatcatgaatggtaaataaaaaaatatcacctcgaccaggaatggAACTCGATTCTTTTGATTACATCTCCGACACCtcaccaataggctaaatcgccagatgtaaactagtcaagctttagctctataattcagttgacttcagttgaattgaattcgctgctagattctacggcagaaaatacTTATCGTGCCCTGATCAATGGTGCTCtattcgccccgagtcaacaagtaaAAATATAAAcgcattttcaaattgaaaaatcgaaaattttatgatggttaaaatcaaaataacaatgtgtacatcatgttgcagtacatacatacattattgATGAAGACGATTCAACGATCATAAGAgtttattttccggtgctcaaaaattataatattttcgtcacttgagaacctagttggtttttttaatatttatgtaaaaatgataAGGATAGTAATTTTTtggctgaaaaattaatactatagcaGAAACTAATCCTcatggaaaatttatttgaaaaatacatacttttgtagaaaagagaagtgcttactatgccccggatgctcgttatgcccttatctcccctacatcaATAAGAACTATGTTGTGCAACGATACTGTCGCTGAATCCCTTgaccggagttttcgtcaacatcaACACGGCGACATCTCCGACGACATTTCATTttgaccagacatctatcaaTTATCTTCCAAGTGTGGGaaccaaataaaagaaaaagttgCCATTTGCAAAGgtgtttgatgattttttcatcgtcgctggttggcatggttgccaatcaccagcgggaaaacttcaaatttcaactgcattgacaataCAGAAATAGAAAATTAAGTGATCATATTCCTTAAAGAAATCGACATGCTAGATAAAATTTAGTTAACTAAGACATGAATGAACTTTTAGTTTAAAGTCTCTATAAttcaataacaaacaaaaaaaaaacaaaaaaaattatatcccaGTTCAACGATCGATCAGATGTTTCACTCCTTAATTCAACCAACAAACAACATTCCACAGAGCATTTAGTTGTAAGCTTGGTTTTACATCGATATAATCATCCCCGCGCGTTCGTTACTTAGCTAATGTTTAGAGGCAAACTTGTCATCATCAAATGTGTGACGGCCGCAACAGCAACAGACGGATTATTCCAAAACGGTCTCTGCCATACAGCCAGGCCACAGATGGTTATACCCAGCTTTTGAAATGAATATAACtaatcatttggaaaaatacGGTCATGAGTTTTGTCACCTTAGCTGACCGATCGTGAGAAGACGTGAGAAGTAAATAAAGCTGGCTTTGCATGGTTGATGATTCGATTATGCAAACAAAAATTGCAGTTcgtttttctgattaaaatatttagatttgAGTACAAATCTCTTCGTTATTAATCAAAGCTAGAATCTAACCATAAACAGGTTTCCCCAGCCCACACTTACCACATGTGCTCCGGACCGCCCGAGATACTTGATCTTATCTTGCACCACGGCCAGCTGTTTGAGGTACCAATCGCGTGCTTTCTCCACGGCCGTCAGTCCCTGCACCAGGATGTCTTTCTCTTGTTCGATCTGCTTCAGCCGCTTGAGCATGTTGTAGTCGATTCCGTTCTGCAGCGTATGTCTCCGTGGTTCCCGCCGACGATTTCCCGTTCCGCCACCGCCAGACTTCTTCTGATACAGCCCTCCGCCGAGCGACGACGCATGAAGCTGCTGCAGCGAGGGTGATGAACTCGTAGACAGGTCAATCTGGCCATCGGCTGACCCGCGGGCCAACCGGAGATGAGACTTATCCGGTTTGTCTGATTCGCTCATCAGCAGCGACATTTGCCAGTGTTGCAACGCGTTTCGAATTTCAGCCTTATCGATGCCgggattgttgttttgttgattGCGTTCCAAATTGAGAGAAACTCGTGGGGGTTTGGGAGGGCCGAAGGTGCCCGGGAGGATGATGGGTGGCGATTCGAGGACCAAATCTGAGTCACTGTCCGGGTTCAGCTGCGGCATACTGAGCGTTTTTTGTGCCGGCATTGCGTTGTTGGGCCTCACGGTTGCCGTATTTGCACTCATATTCCAAGAAGTTTTCGGCAATGTATCCAGGTCAAGTAGGGGAGCCGAAGGAGGACGTACTGACAATTTGGCCGGGGAAAGGGGCATTTTTTCCGATTCCTTTCCAAGCCTTGtccgatttttttctgtttggttGCGTATCAGACAGATTTTGAGACCGCTGCAAAAACGCTCGAACGAAAGCAGTCCACTTGAGGGTGTAACTTTGCGCAAGCTATCAATTACACCCCTCGGCAGGCCCTTGGATCCATCATCCTGCCATCGATCTTCGATGTCTGCCAGCCGCACCAAACCGGTTTTCTTATCGTCCATTATGTCGAACAGGGTCTTCATGGCGGATACGAACGGTTTCGGGAGTCCTTCGATGTGACTGCTGCTTCCGGTGCTGTCCTGGGAAGATGGCTGCGGGTGCTGAGGTTCGGCCAGCTGGGGCTGATGATGATAGGGATGTAGGTGCATCCCATTCAGAGCACCGGTTCCGTTCAGCGTGAGAATGTTGTTGCGATTACGGTTGGTCGTTGCCATTTCACTTTAGGTCGtttcccgtttttttcttttgtttctgtCGAACACTACTGGTATccactttcatttaaaaagttgCGCTCACATTTTCTTCACCCGGATGTCACTATCTTCATGTTTATTAATCACTGATTTGGTTTTGCTATCGGACAACAGTTTTTTGTACAACTGTAACGAAACGAAAATCAATGAACTGTGAAACAATTGTTACTTCCAAAcctcccaatttttttcatcgattgtCATTGAATAGTTTCTCTCTAGGTTTTAAAGTTTCagacttttttaaacttcttcctTCGGTGTCTCAAACCTTATAGGCTCCAAACAAACCTTTCATACACTCGTTCCAAAGTTATTTTCAGCGAAGTTTTTATTATGCTTGCCTTGAATTTATTGCGGTTTTTTacatgtaaatttaaaatacactTTTCTAACGACTCGGGCGtccttgaaattgaaaacttatcTTCCTACTCTTCTCGAGCGCACTATATCCTAtaatctatttttgaaattcaaatatgtataaaattgaaaaaaaataaaaaccatgaACTTAATTTAACGTCTAGACATCTTTGTTGGAAAATCAGTTTCAGTTTTTGTCTTATCTTGCATGtgagtcaaaaatttcaaattcggtCTTAATAAGTATCTAAAACCTCGGAATATAACAAGTCATCTGAGAGGCATCCGGGttcataaatcaaaataaaaagctgAGATTTTGATgctccttaaaaaaaactagaattgaGACTGTACATTTTTAAACTCCTGACACtctaaatttatttaacaaaaatatagaaTAGGCAATgagaaagtcaaattttcaagtcagaaACTTCTAACTAAATTGAATAAGTACTTAATTTATGTAAATAgtgtgttttgcttgttcaaATATGAAAGAATGgaaattatcgaaattttcttctaaatacCACCGTCCAAGTTTCTGCTCATCtcatcataccaataatacagctagccatctggtccatcaattttcatcggaaaaaaaatataacattatTCTGATTAATTATCGGTGCAAGAAGTTTACTTTTTAGTGACTTTGATACAATTCTAATTATTTGATTTAGTGAtctggaggctgtacacgaggatgctgacgaagtttgactgcgtggtaatggacgacgaaacctacgtcaaagccgactacaagcaacttccgggacaggagttttatacggcaaaaggaaggggaaaggtagcagatattctcaagcacatgaaactgtcaaagtccgcgaagaaatatttggtttggcaagccatctgtacctgtggcttgaaaagcagcattttcatagcttccgggactgtcaaccaagaaatttacgggaaagagtgtttgaataaacgtctgctgcctttcctgaagaaacacggttgttccgtactgttttggccggatttggcatcttcccattacggtaaaaaggccatggagtggtacgccgctaaCAACGTGTAGGtgattcccaaggacaagaaccctcccaacacgccagagctccgcccaattgggaaatactgggctattgtcaagcggaacctaaagaagaccaaaaaactgctaaggacgagcagcatttcaaggcaaactggctttctgcggcgaagaaggtggacaaggtggctgtacaaaatctgatggcaggggttaagcgtaaggcccggcaattcatatttggaaaagcggaagcctaactgaatatttttcctgaattttatactaattaaacttaaaaaaaaatttaatttgatattttaaataaacgatttcaccgatttacacgcgttttcccttgaccaaattttgaccgtatcaccctttaacccCGGAGATAGTcgaaaattagtttcaatttagtttaacaGCAGGATAGAGCTGCCATCTACAATTTACAACtgaaaaatagtgtttgaccgattcaaaaaaactaatattttggAATGAAAAGCCTGTTTTTATGCATTCAAATTCAATCttgaatctatgtttcattAGACTGAGTAGATTTGAGgtcaatttgaatttctcaaaccctcaaaagcttcgttttggtttaaagCTTATCCACGATTCTTCAAATGAGAATTTTATTCAGGATAAATAGTTtgtagttttcaaaattttaaaattgcaaacTTTAAATAGCGGTCTCGGGATCAGGAATTAATATCATCAAcaggaagaaaatgaaaaattttaaatccacaACTCGGAAGATGAATTCTTAGAGGTCACAATTCAATTTTTCGTATCAATTCAGAAGTCAGAgctgagtttcaaaaatttagaaatcaaaagATATAatgtccaaaatttaaaaaaaaaacgcgttatgaatgaaaatttctcaagcttggtgaaaaattaaattaaaaggaCAGATGTAAATCTCAGGAATCTTAGAATTgggattgaaataataaaaaaaaattcacacaattATTGATAACAAACATTAGAATAAAAATCGAAGAGCCTTCAAAATGCAGATCTCAAGTTTCCTGATATTTTCTtaagattgtttaaaaaaaaatcggtaatgATGAATTGCTAATTGCTATACACTGGTAAtatagaatttaaattcaaaatggacATAACAAATTTTGGTTtgtatttaaaatagaaaatttttaaatcaaaaagaagagttaaaaaaaatatataaatattaatACATTAATTGTTTCGCAAGTAGtttataaatttgtattttactaAAAGAGTTCTTATCCTGCagtcgaaatttataaaatcaaatctCAAATTTCCTATTTAATAATTGAAGCTTTTCgtctcaaaatttaacaattctaATAAATACTCTTACGATACTTagagaaactttgaaatttagaactcgGTTCAAATAGTTGCCCTCGGTAAGTTTTAGAACCTtcgatacaaaatttagaatgaCCAAAAACCATAATCCTtatggaattgaaaaaaaaaatcaattttgattagATATAAACAACCGGTAAAGTTTATCGAAGCTTTTAAGAATCCCAAAATCCCGAAACTTTGCCATCTTTATGTTATTCGTCCCTAATAATTCAGGTTTCGAATCTGaacatattttgataaaatgctCAAGAAACATTTACGACATTTTTAAGATAATGTAAACCTTTTTTAAGTATGCTTATAAGGACTTGAACTAAGGAGTAAAATAAGGACTtattaatttaaatcaaaaatcaattcctCAATTTTAAGAACCCAGTTCAGCTATCATAATATAGAGCAgggccaacattttttttaaatcaggggCTGATGAGATATAAATCAAGATACGTCAAATAAACGGAAATTTTACTCAAAGTAATGACCTTTTTTATTTGGTCGGCGCTCCACATTTTTACTTCAGCAAAGgtatctacacagcaaaaattatttcctgtaaaattacgcaaaagtcctgtaacaaaaaggagcaggacatttaccgtaattttacaggtcgaaaacatgattacgtgacttttaatttttagtgtacaacttttttacaggacatttgctgtaataataaatgaatcttcgtcaactttcaaggaaaacaatttaaaattacaggttttgttaattacatgtgatttattttaaaggttgcagttttcagtgacacgtaatagtcaaaaaaattttctgtgtagAGTCTTCTAATTTTTCATCATGATCGCAAAAATTAGGCAAAAAcaggcttattttcaaaatcagggATATCCAATAGCTTGTCATGTTTTCAGGATGAGCCTCGAAATAtaaggcaaatcctgaaaaatcatgtACGTTGGCATCTCTGGTACAACGATagatatttgaaattcataattcGACAGAATTCTAATTCAAATAACtgcagtgaatccgtgcacccatggtggattatatACATTCAGACAGAA
It includes:
- the LOC129746744 gene encoding suppressor APC domain-containing protein 2-like; amino-acid sequence: MATTNRNRNNILTLNGTGALNGMHLHPYHHQPQLAEPQHPQPSSQDSTGSSSHIEGLPKPFVSAMKTLFDIMDDKKTGLVRLADIEDRWQDDGSKGLPRGVIDSLRKVTPSSGLLSFERFCSGLKICLIRNQTEKNRTRLGKESEKMPLSPAKLSVRPPSAPLLDLDTLPKTSWNMSANTATVRPNNAMPAQKTLSMPQLNPDSDSDLVLESPPIILPGTFGPPKPPRVSLNLERNQQNNNPGIDKAEIRNALQHWQMSLLMSESDKPDKSHLRLARGSADGQIDLSTSSSPSLQQLHASSLGGGLYQKKSGGGGTGNRRREPRRHTLQNGIDYNMLKRLKQIEQEKDILVQGLTAVEKARDWYLKQLAVVQDKIKYLGRSGAHVEIWTDAHQERLDLQRARVLEVNRHLTTLADSWERGGFPMHMNLALRPTGPYNYGHLHHPQQQTQQPQRAQGQAQPTGNITSPQKQQQQQQQPDMTMVRLKQQNVALSEEINQKNEKLSLLEREKSSLIRELLQMQRNNRASSMTSNTEEMVF